ATTGCATCATCCGGTTGGTGAAGGTATTGTTATTGACGCGATCGTGATTTTCGTCGGGTCCGATCACATCGCGGATTTCATAACAGTTGCGATCGCCATTCCATTCGGCGCGACTTCCCCAGAATACAGCGGTATCCAGGATTAATTCTGCGCCATAGTCTACCATCCAGGCGTCGTCCCCGGTGATTTGCCAGTAGTTCCAGGCGGCATAAGCAACATCTGTCGTGATGTGCAGTTCGATATCCCCACACCAAATCCGCACCAATTCTTTGCCTTCCGCATCCGGAACCCAACGGGGGGTGACTTCATCTCCAGTCGCTGCGCTTTCCCAGGCAAACATGGCCCCTTCATACCCGGAATCTGCCGCTTTGCGACGAGCACCGGGGAGGGTGTGGTAGCGATAAGTTAGGGCATTTTTGGCGACTGCGGGTTGGGTGTAGCTTAAAAAGGGCAGCAGAAAAATTTCCGTATCCCAAAAAACGTGACCCCGGTAAGCAAACCCTGACAAGGTTTTTGCGGGAATGCTGACATGACTATCATGATGGGGGGCCGCTTGCAGCAATTGGAACAGGTTATAGCGGATTGCCTGTTGCGCTTTGAGGTCCCCTTCGATGACAACATCGGATTTTTCCCAGAGGCGATCCCAGGCGGCAGCGTGTTCGTCGCGGAGGGTGTCATAGTCTGTGATTTGACTCAGCTTGGCGATCGCCGTTTGAGTAGGGGCCTCGGTTTCCCGGGAGGTGTAAATCGTCACCAATTTTTCCACCGTCACCGTTTCTCCCCGGTTGCCGTCAAAGCGAGTGGTGAGGGTGGGGTATCCCGGGGTCGTCATCGCCAACACCGGAAGGGTTTGTTGCTGGGCATTTTTAACTGAAAGCTGGGTTGCCATTCCCAACTCAATTCCACTATGTAACGTAGACAACTGCATCCAGACCCCATCCACTTCTGAGGGGAGGAGGGAAAAGGGGAGGGAACTGCTGGATTTAGCGGTTCTAACCGGGGTTAAACCTTGATTAATCCATTTCCAATGCTTGATTCCTTGGTTATCCGGGTGTCCGTCGAGTCCCGCTTGGATTTCCACGATATCGGAGAAATCAACCGGGGTAACCGAGAGTCGGATGGCGGCGACATGGGGTTCGGCAAGACTGGTAAACCGCTCAAAATGGAGGTCTAGAGTTTTTCCCTGGGGACTGCGCCAGCGAATTTGGCGGCTGAGAATGCCGCGTCGCATATCCAGTTGTCTTTCATAGTGCAGGATTTCGCCGCGATCGAGGCTGAAGTATTCGCCACCGACAGACACCACCATCGGCAGCCAATCGGGGCAATTTGCCAGTTCCGTATGGACGATCGCGACCTTATCATACACGCCATTAATCAAGGTGGCAGGTTTTGCCCCGGGATAGCCTTCCTCGAAGGTTCCCCGAGTGCCCAGATAGCCATTTCCTAGGGTAAAAACCGTTTCGTGATGATGCGGTTCGCTTAAGGAGTCAAAGTTGCGTTCGGTGATAGTCCAATCGGTTGCGTACATCGGTATCCGCTCAGGTAATTCTACTTAACTATTTGAGGGTTCTGGCTGTAAAAACAAGTGATAGAAGGCTTCTACATCCAGGTGGCGATCGCAGATGGGTCTTTTAGGAGATTTTGCCTAAAATCTTCCCTACGATCTGTTCTTCTATCTATAGAATCCCTCTCCGGATAGATGTAATATCAAAATGCTAAAAAACTCAACAAAACGATACAAAATTACATAAAGTCAGGAAATGCTTATTATTTTTGTAAAAATCAACAAAAATTTGCTATAATCAGCCCACATTAAATCAAGAAACGTTGACACTAAATATCTTGCCAAGTTTCTTGGGATTTTAAGGATTAATTCCTTCAGGGAACTCCAAAAAATATAATAGGCAAAAACCCCGGACCCTTCAGGGTGGGGAAAAAAGCGGACGAATCCCGAGAAGCGCGGGCTAATCGAGTATTGTTGGGTCCTTAACCTTCGGATTGGGATGATTTATTTGTTGGAATACCCTAAACCCGGTTCTAGCCCCGACTTTGCCGAGGGTTTAGGGGCCTGCTCCGGAGTGGATTCATTCAGGAAATTTGATTTAAAATCTAACCCCTCAATGAGGTACTGTAGTTACAATTGCTCCCCTAAAAATAGGACCCGTTAATCAGGAGCTACAGAGGCTGATCAACCCTAATCTAGTCCTTCAAACCCACTCCCTCTCTCGTGAATTCAGTGATGGTCCGTGAGGGCCATTCCCACCCTGGATCTGAGGGTGGGCATTTGACGAACAGTTATTGAAAAGAGAGAGGATTTCTCAACAGGATTTAATCCAGGATGTAGAGCAGGATTTTTATAAAAAATATTATATAGGCGAACTCTGAAATGTTAGGGGATTTAGGGGGTAACCGGGGAATGAGAGTGGCTTTGTTTGGACCTCATTCCGGGTGAAAACCTTGCTGGGGATTAATTCGGCTTCGCAGTAGAGAGGTTGCGCCGTTATCCGGCGTAAACCGAGTCGTCCCGTAGTCGCCGATCGCGCTTGACTTCTTGGCGATCGGGTGCAGGTGCCTTAATTTCCCCATGAGGACGCATATCCCACCGTCTTTCACAAAACAGCACTAAAGTACCTGTCATAATCAAACCTGTAACCAGATATTCCCATCCACTGAATGCCGGTAAAATAGCTATCCCCAAAAAATGAAATCCTGCCACCAAGAAGGTACTGCGCGATCGCAATGCCCATCCGGTTCCCACATAACCCAGTCCACATAATGCCAACCATAAGGGACATAGACGGATCAAAATCTCTCCCCAACCATAAGCAATACTGGCGTCAGTTAAAATCGTTCCCCCCACCATTAGGAATACCCACCAATAAACGGTCCAGCGCACTTCTTCCACGGTCACCCAAAACCAGCTTAAGTAACACATCATTGCCGTTGCCACCAGGGTGAGGATAGACCAAGCAATTGCTTGGGTTGTCCAATTAATGGGGAAAAATTGGGCCGTAAAGAAGATAGTTCCCGTCACCACTGCCCAGACCATCATACTTTGATCAATGCGGGTATAAAATTGCTTGAAGATACTCCGCCCTGCAATCTTCCATTGGATTCGCCATAATCCTTGGCAATCCTGAATCGTGTTCGGATCGGGTTTTTTGGAAAAAATAGGTTGGTTTGTTGGAAAAAAACTCATGTCACACTCTCTGTTAAACGTTGATTAGTTTTATAGTTCAACGTTAACAAGTTGGAGAGTTGTCTTACATCACCAATAAGGCATGAATCCTCAAATTTGTGATAAATTGATTCAAGATATACCTAATGATATATTTTGGGGAGAGGGAGAACTATTCTTTAAGGATTTAGATCCAAATTGTTGCTATTGAAAGAACCACAATTTTTCCAAACTTCCCTTATATAAAAATCGTCAAAACCCAAAGTTATTCGCTCTCCTAGGAATTTAGGAGCGGGCTAATCACCCCGGGCTTAACCCCGGGATGCCGAACCCTTGACCCCAGAAAATTTCCCGAAGAGTTTATAGAATTATGCAAATCCTGGATAGGGCAACCGTAAGTATAAAGCCTCAAAACTGGGCAAAAATCTAACTGGAGGTAGACCCTGGGAGATTTTGACTCCATTGCCTCAATTTCCATCTGGGGATAGAGAAGCCTGCTTATTCCTGAGATGACAGGGGTCAAGTAGGGCCGCCATCAGAAAATCCCTGTTGGGATGGCGATCGCCGTGACGAAACGCAGACCCAGATGCAATAATGCAATTTGTGGCAAATCATGCCCATGCTCACTCAAAGGTTAAATCCAAACTCTAGTAAAAATGCCAGCCGATCGCGAGATGAACCGTGACCCCAACCCCAGCAACCCACCCCAAACCACCGGAACCCTAGAATCCCGGCTGATTGTGCTGGTGCCTATCTTAGTCGGCGTCACCGTCGTATTATCTGCATGGCGAATGTTGCTGGGGGTCGCCGTGATCTCGGGACTGGGATGGGCGTGGAAACAGTATCAAGAAAAGGAACAACAGCGACTCGCCACCCTCAATGCCCTGTTTTATCAATTAATTCAAGATAACCAGGGACGCCTAACGGCCCTAGACTTTGCCATGCATGGGGACATTTCTGGGACTGAAGCGCAAGAATATTTAGAGGAACGCGCCCGCGAGTTCGCCGCAGGATATGAAATCACCGATAATGGGGGCATGGTCTACTGTTTTTCCAGTATTAAATTGCCGGAACGCTACCAAACCATCGATGTCGCCAGCGTCCCCGCCATGTCCGAACCGGAAGCCCCCAAAGCCGTGGCCCCCAAAAAGCGCCGAGTGGTGTTGCCACCTCCGATGAATCAGACTGAATTGGCGACAAGGTTGGGGGTGCATCCCACTACCGTGAGTAAAAATAAGAACAAAACCGAATTTCTGGACTGGAGTCGGGAAAAAGACCCGGCAGGATTTGCCTGGACTTATGCACCGGCAACCAAACAGTTTTTTGCCATTGAGTCCGAGGGCGATCGCAAATCTAAGTAAGGTAAATCGGCCCGAGAAAAAGTGAGAAGCATCAACAATCTAGGTGAGAAGACTAAGGGCCTCTGTCAAGGTTTTATGCTTCGGTACTGGGGAAAATCGATGTAACCCGCTTCAGGAGGTAAAGATATACCTACCGAAAAATTTCTTTAACTCCCGCGAACTTTTTTGGATAACTGCTCGTCTAAATTAAATTTTTGAGATAAATTTGACAAGAAATTCCCAAGTTACGGAACTCCAAAACATAAAATCTTTTAGGGTCGATCCCCGCACCCCCCTTTGGAAGTGGGGCTTTAGCCATTTCTTAAGACATTTAATGCCCCATTTTTTTCATAAAAATCTCTTAACAAAAATAAATAAATTAAAGGGATTGACATCTACCCTAACAGGGTGTTATAAAAAATATACAGCTCTCAAAATTTATCAATTGAGAGAAATCAATACAAGACAAGCCAATAGACTAAAGCCGAGTCAAATCGGTTAACTTGAAGCCATCGCGTAAGTTACTGAACGAACAACTTTCGTGCAGTCCCCCTCCGGGAAAGAGACCTCAGCGATCTAAATGGCTAAAAAATCGGGTGATCGCCTTGGAACTGATACATCATCAGGCGATCGGATGATATCCAAAACCCAAACTCTCATCACAGTCTTAAGGGCCGCTACTACTAGGGAGAATTAACCCTTTCCCTAGGGTCCCGCAACACAGGTTAAATGTTAGAGCAGGCTACCAACCTGTTGCCCAATACCGACTAGATAGAGAGAGGTCATCCGAGTAGAGAATTCCAGTCGCTTATAGGGCGAGGAATTTTTTATAGGCGATGAAATCCTTTCTACCTGGCCCGCTTAAACTTCAATATTTTCACACCCATCTCATTTTTTCCAAGGAGTCAAACAATGTTTAACCGTTCTCTTCGTCAAATGGTAGGGGTTACCCTAATGTCTTTTCCTCTTCTTTTATCCGGAGGTTTCTATAACCCTATAGAGGCTCAAGAGTATGAGTCCGTGGAATTTACGCTGACTAATGGCACTGATCGCGTCCTTGAGGAATTCTTTATTGGGCCTCCTAGTGTAAGGGTATGGGAAGACAACATTTTGGATTCCGCATTAGAACCCGGCGAAAGCGCGACCGTCACTATTGATGATGGATTGCCGGATTGCAAATATGACCTAATGGCAACACTAGGCCCTGGTGATGGGGTGGGTAGAGGACAACTTATAGAAACTAATGTCGAAATTTGTGGCGGGATGGAGTACACCTATTATACCAAATAGTTTCCTACCTCAAAGAAGCTTAATAGCTCTACCTTTGATGGAATTCTAAATCCTCAAATTTAGCCGTCATATAGCGACACTAAATCATAAGCACAATAGAAGTCAGCAATGGGAGTATCTGGCTCCCTAGCTGTAGAAAGTAGGGAGCGAAATACTCCCACTCTCTTTAAAAATTGTCCCATTGGTTTAGGGTCGCTCTATATTAACTCGGGTTAATCCGGCATAAAAAGTATTCTCATCAGCCCAGGAGGAATGATAGCCAACTTAGGAATGAGGAGGAAATCATCGAACCGGATATGAACCGAACATAAAAAAAGACGGAAGCCAATATAGACTTCCGTCTACTTGCATAGCATGATTAAAACTGCACCAGCCTGGGATTACCGATCCACTTATCCAACCTCGGGAATTTTAGCGATCAACTTTAATCCGTTTATCCGGCTTTTGCTTCTTTACCCAAGCTAAAAACTTCCTCATTTGGGGTTCTTCCTGGAGTTTTTCCACCGTATTCAGTTCTTGCGCCAGTCGAGCATTATCAAAGAGTGCATGAACCTGACGATGACAGGCTGAACAAATATCAACCCTTGGCCCTTTTGCTCCATTTTTTTGTTTCGGAATCAGGTGATGAACCGTGAGGTTCTCCATCTCTCGTTGGCAGAGTCCACACTGCATAGAATTCTAGGTAAAGTAGGTATAAATAAGCAGGACGCGCCGTAGCGCATCCTACTTCCTTTATTTATTTTGACGCACCGGTAAGGGTGTGTCCAAAATCTCCATCAGCAAATCCAGTCGCGAGGGACGAGACAGCAAGGGGACGAGATTCGGTAAGGAATAGTAATCCCCGCCAAAGGTGAAGGTTTCCACCGGCACTTGCTTCTGCTTGAGTTGGGTTTCTACCCAATCGCAAGAATGTCCCACACGGACGATTAGCACATTCGGCATCACCGCTAATTCGCGAGAGTAGGTTTGATAAACATCGGCGAAATAGGGATGACCATTCTCACCTTCATCTGTAACTAGGATGATTTGGTCCACCACCTGCTTTTTCCGACGCATGGCTTCTAAGGCACAACCGACACTGGTGCCGCCACCGGCGTTAATCCCATCGAAAGCGCGTTCCCAGTCGCTTAATTCAGCACCCTGAGCAGTGACTGGGTAAGGCATGGTATCGAAGGCATAGACATAGAGTGCCGCTTCGGAAATCCCGGAAATCATGGCAGCTAGACGCTTACCGACTGCGATCGCCGAGTCCATTGAACCGGATTTGTCCACCAGCAATCCCGTGGGTTTGCTGATTTTTCCGCGCTTTTTGACTTGTTCATTAGTAATTTGTTCTAACTGCGCGGTGGTGGCAGCATCCAGGTTAGCAGCCTCGGCAGCAACTCGCGCTTTGTAGGCAGAGACGCGATCGCTGGTTTGCGCTTTTTGCAATTTCCCCTCAATCAACGCTTTGACATCGGGATGATCCATCGCACCTCGCGCTTGCAGGGATTTCATGTTATTGATGACTTCCTGCGCCGACATCGAGTTAATCAGTGCGACTAAGACGGTTGGGGTTAACTGTTTAATTGCACCAACGGCGATCGGATAGGGGATATTATGTTCCACAATCAGGGCCGCTTGTTCTGCCGGATTGGGCGATTTTGCCAGTTGCTTGAGGATATAGGCGAGGGAATCCTGGGGGGGTTTGTTTTTAAACAGGACTGCATCGGCGCGATCGCTCGGTTTGATATGCAAGCTGGCATACAGATGTTTCATGGCACTCCGGTTGCGAAGTGCGGCGCGATCGAAGAAGCTGGCATTTTTTTCGCGATCGCGCAGATATTGAGTCACTGCCGTGCGTGAGGAACGCGGTACTTTCCCCCGATGCTGCTTCATAAAGTCTACAACCCGTCCAACTTGATAGGGAGGCAACCCTTGCAGCATCACAAAACCGGCGTCCCGATGTGCGGTTAAGGGACTGGTGAGTAAATGCCCGACAAAGACTTCTTTATGATCTCGGACATCCCCATTTTTGCTATACCAAACCCCCAAATGGCCGTAAAAAATCGGGTCCAGTTCCACCATTAGCTGATGTAATTCTGCCACATTTTCCAATTTTCGGTGTGGGGTAGTCAGCAAACTATTCAACATTTCCAGTCTTAAATCCCGTTCTGCTGCATTCATGAACGTCCTCCTTTTGTCTAAATTATTTTTCTTAAAATGAGTTTTAAATGATTTGCGGATTTAACAAAAAAAAGAACACTTCGCGCAAGTTTAAAAAGCCTTTTGTTTATACATGAGAATTGAACCCATAAACCCTTTCGGGTACTCGATTTTTAATCAAGCGCTTTACCAGTAGCAAGTATGTAAGCTTTTTTAGTTAGGGCGCGAAGTGCCTGGGTACTCAGAATAGGGAAACGCGGAAAATTTTAAACACCTCGTGCAAGTCCAGAAAGCCGTTGTTGCATACGCAGGAATCGAACCTACTAAAGTTACTTTATGAGAGTAATGCTCTACCAGTGAGCAAGTATGTAAGCTTTCTGAGTTAGGACACGAAGTGCCTAGATATTAAAACCATTTTGAAAGAGAGAAAATTAAAACACTTCGCGCAAGTTAAGAAAGCCATTGATTCCTACGCAGGAATCGAACCTGCTAACGTTACTAGGATAAAGTAATGCCCAACCATTGAGCAAGTATGTAAGCTTTTTCAGTTAGGGCGCGAAGTGATGGGGTACTTAGAACAGGATGAAAATGCAAAAATTAAAATACTTCGTACAAGTCCAGAAAGCCGTTGCGTCATACGCAGGGATTGAACCTGCTGCATTGACTTTGTGAAAGTCAATGCTGTACCAAAGTATGTAAGCTTTTTGAGTAAGGGTACGAAGTAACTGGATATTAAAACCGTTTTGAACAGGAAAAATTTAAAACACCTCGCGCAAGTCAAGAAAGCCGTTGGAACATACGCAGGACTCGAACCTGCTAAAGTTACTTCCTTAAAGTAGTGCTCAACCATTGAGCAAGTATGTAAGCTTTTTTAGTTAGGGCGCGAAGTGCTAATGGTGTTCAAATCGGAGAAATCATTTTGTAACTCCTAAATTCTGAGGAGTTTAACCGTAAACTGCTTCTGGGCGAACGATTAAATCACCGGAAGGACGCCGATCGCAAACATAATCCTTGAAGCGATCGCCATTCACCTCAAAGTGACGGGCAATCTGTTGTTTGATGGCTGAATCGGTCATGGATTCAGTAATGCCGACTTGATTTTCCGTGACGTCGTAGGAACGACCTTCAAAACGAATATGAACCATTTTATTTTCTCCTTTTCCTATAAGAAATAACGCCGTTCTAAGTAATAAACTGCGATGGTGTGACGGATTTGCTCGCCAGGATGAACAGTTTTGACGTTACTTTCTTTGGACTGATTTGGGGTTACGGTTAACTGCTTCCGCTGAGTTCGATGCTGAAAATTATCCCAACTCAGGGAAAGCAGTTTCAGGTACAGTAACAAGGGAATACCTCAATTTATTTCAGGAAAATTATGGACTGATTTGAGTGGATTGTCCCAATTTTATTAAGTTTTAAAGGTTCAGCAAGTAGAAATCTCATTGATTTTTTTCCTTGCTTTTCTTTAATGTAACACTCGTGTTACAATCTGTCAAGGGGGTATTGAAAAAAATTCAATTTGCTAGTTCCGGAGTGTCAAGTGCTTTTGATAGCGCAATTTTTGCGAAAGATTTACGAAACCCGACGGATTCATAAAGTTTCAAGGCTCCAGTCGGACTTTGGGCATCCACACTCAATAGAATAGTTTCAACTCCAGCCGCTTGTAACTGCTGCATACCCGCTAACAAAAGCGCTCGTCCGATGCCTTGATTGCGGAAGCCCCGACGGGTTCCTAGGACTGTAATCCAGCCTTCATTTCGTCCAGTCTGCCGATTTTTTTCAGCATGAATTGTACAATAACAAAAACCGGCAAATTGCCCATCAGGAGAGACGGCTACTAAATCAAAGGCGGGCTGATAAGGAAGATGGGCTAATTCATGATCCAGGCGATCGCGAGTTAAGGGGTGAAAATTCCAATGGTCAATAAAACTCTGGTTGTACAGTTCAACCCAAGCATCCCCATGCTTTTGCTGTTCCCCAATCTGCACGGTAAATTCAGAGGGTAACTTAGGGGTTGGTATCGGTTCAGCAGCGACTCGTTCCATGCGGAAGAAATAGCGATTGATGGCGAATCCACAGCTTTCTAAAAACTGAATGCGATCGCCATCGGATTCCCTGGTTCCCGATCGCAAGCTCACCGGCACACCACACTCCCGACTGACTTCCTGCATTCGCGTCTCACCCCATGCCACGATTTCCCCTTCCACGGTTCCGCCTCGGAACATCGGATGCACCCGAAACCAGAGGAAACCATCCCGAACCTCACCGGATTCAGGAATCCAAAGTTGTGCGAACCCTATCAATGTCCCCTCTGGAGTTTCCCAGAGGCGAAGATTGCGATCGCGATCGACGTCAGGCGCTTCAATTTCTTGGCGCAGTTCGGCGATGGAACTCCCTTCATCCAGGCAATCGACCGCCTCACAAGCGTTAATTAAAGCCGCGATCGGCTCTAAATCCGTTTCTCCCGTATAGCCGCGTTTTGTTAAAGTTGTCATCATCAATGTTACCCGTTTAGATAGAGGGTGGTAGAGGAGTTGAACCTCTCTCGATCCGATTAAAAGTCGGATGCATAAACCGATCTGCCAACCACCCATTGTATCCCAGATCAGCGGAAGCTGGAGGAGTCGAACCCCTACGGATTTCCACCGTACCCCAGTTTTCAAGACTGGTTGCCGTCCCATCAGCAGCAGCTTCCATCAATCACTTTAGGGATCTGAATCCCAAACCAATCTGCAAATCGAAGGCGATTGCAAACCTACGTCACACTTAAACTATTTCATCTTACAGCTACTCCTCACTTATAGGAATTCCACATATTTTTAAACCCCAAATGTAGAGGCGATTCGCGAATCGCCTCTACATTTAGAGGTAATGCGTAAGTCCTAACTTAAATGAAACTCCTCGACTTGGACTCGAACCAAGAACCCTCCGGTTAACAGCCGGATGCTCCACCATTGAGCTATCGAGGAATAGTCCCTTACCTTAAAGTGATGCAGGAAGCCTCTCACAGGCAAGAGAAAGCCCCTTTGGATGGAGTTGAACCACCGACACCGACGTTCGTAGCATCAGTTCCAGATC
The Laspinema palackyanum D2c genome window above contains:
- the pgmB gene encoding beta-phosphoglucomutase gives rise to the protein MYATDWTITERNFDSLSEPHHHETVFTLGNGYLGTRGTFEEGYPGAKPATLINGVYDKVAIVHTELANCPDWLPMVVSVGGEYFSLDRGEILHYERQLDMRRGILSRQIRWRSPQGKTLDLHFERFTSLAEPHVAAIRLSVTPVDFSDIVEIQAGLDGHPDNQGIKHWKWINQGLTPVRTAKSSSSLPFSLLPSEVDGVWMQLSTLHSGIELGMATQLSVKNAQQQTLPVLAMTTPGYPTLTTRFDGNRGETVTVEKLVTIYTSRETEAPTQTAIAKLSQITDYDTLRDEHAAAWDRLWEKSDVVIEGDLKAQQAIRYNLFQLLQAAPHHDSHVSIPAKTLSGFAYRGHVFWDTEIFLLPFLSYTQPAVAKNALTYRYHTLPGARRKAADSGYEGAMFAWESAATGDEVTPRWVPDAEGKELVRIWCGDIELHITTDVAYAAWNYWQITGDDAWMVDYGAELILDTAVFWGSRAEWNGDRNCYEIRDVIGPDENHDRVNNNTFTNRMMQWHLETAQGVLNWLQDFAPDQAQALVQQLDLDAKRLTHWNHVIERIYLPTPSQTGLIEQSEGFFALKDVNLADYEPRQQSMQALLGIEATSQCQILKQPDVLMLLYLLGDRYDSKTLQANWDYYCPRTDHVYGSSLGPAIHAVLAAQLDKPTEAYQHFMRAALVDLEDVRGNACEGIHAASTGGVWQAIVFGFAGIRLTERGPIANPHLPPGWTRLKFKLSWRDRWYEFDIKQDSPSVESQKTTSALSEITATALRDKLRGVIFDLDGVLTDTAEYHYLGWKQLADEEGIPFDREANEAMRGLARRESLLTLLGNRQVPEAQMQEMMDRKNRYYVDLVAEIGPQDLLPGAMEFLMELQAAGIQVAIGSSSKNAHMVVERLGIGHLVQAIADGYSVSRSKPAPDLFFHAAELLGIPSSQCIVFEDADSGVEAAKAAGMLAVGLGPVERFQEADLVLPSLEYIQWKDLLDKLAQTTLLPGDLAAIGKPIGAGSV
- a CDS encoding HNH endonuclease; the encoded protein is MQCGLCQREMENLTVHHLIPKQKNGAKGPRVDICSACHRQVHALFDNARLAQELNTVEKLQEEPQMRKFLAWVKKQKPDKRIKVDR
- a CDS encoding vWA domain-containing protein, whose product is MNAAERDLRLEMLNSLLTTPHRKLENVAELHQLMVELDPIFYGHLGVWYSKNGDVRDHKEVFVGHLLTSPLTAHRDAGFVMLQGLPPYQVGRVVDFMKQHRGKVPRSSRTAVTQYLRDREKNASFFDRAALRNRSAMKHLYASLHIKPSDRADAVLFKNKPPQDSLAYILKQLAKSPNPAEQAALIVEHNIPYPIAVGAIKQLTPTVLVALINSMSAQEVINNMKSLQARGAMDHPDVKALIEGKLQKAQTSDRVSAYKARVAAEAANLDAATTAQLEQITNEQVKKRGKISKPTGLLVDKSGSMDSAIAVGKRLAAMISGISEAALYVYAFDTMPYPVTAQGAELSDWERAFDGINAGGGTSVGCALEAMRRKKQVVDQIILVTDEGENGHPYFADVYQTYSRELAVMPNVLIVRVGHSCDWVETQLKQKQVPVETFTFGGDYYSLPNLVPLLSRPSRLDLLMEILDTPLPVRQNK
- a CDS encoding GNAT family N-acetyltransferase; the encoded protein is MMTTLTKRGYTGETDLEPIAALINACEAVDCLDEGSSIAELRQEIEAPDVDRDRNLRLWETPEGTLIGFAQLWIPESGEVRDGFLWFRVHPMFRGGTVEGEIVAWGETRMQEVSRECGVPVSLRSGTRESDGDRIQFLESCGFAINRYFFRMERVAAEPIPTPKLPSEFTVQIGEQQKHGDAWVELYNQSFIDHWNFHPLTRDRLDHELAHLPYQPAFDLVAVSPDGQFAGFCYCTIHAEKNRQTGRNEGWITVLGTRRGFRNQGIGRALLLAGMQQLQAAGVETILLSVDAQSPTGALKLYESVGFRKSFAKIALSKALDTPELAN